The Salvelinus sp. IW2-2015 linkage group LG6.2, ASM291031v2, whole genome shotgun sequence genome window below encodes:
- the med19a gene encoding mediator of RNA polymerase II transcription subunit 19-A has protein sequence MTEMFSNLYGQNEAQGPPGSSSLGFGPGKPPPPLPPNQVTMAAQMPPQHGDEGPALRKPGAMNEPFYLLRELPVGNELTGNTNLITHYNLEHAYNKFCGKKVKEKLSNFLPELPGMIDCPGTQDGSSLRSLIEKPPVCGNSFSPLTGASLTGFRLHTGPLPEQYRLMHIQPPKKKSKNKHKHHRPQDPIPQETPSDSDPKKKKKKRDDDPDRKKKKKDKKKKKNRHSPDHPGLAGSQPNSNSLR, from the exons ATGACGGAAATGTTTTCAAATCTGTATGGGCAAAATGAAGCTCAGGGACCTCCCGGATCATCGTCTTTGGGATTCGGACCGGGAAAACCACCACCGCCTCTGCCGCCAAATCAAGTCACGATGGCGGCTCAGATGCCACCTCAGCACGGGGATGAGGGGCCTGCTCTACGGAAGCCGGGAGCAATGAACGAACCTTTTTATTTACTGCGAGAGCTACCAG TGGGCAATGAGCTGACGGGCAACACCAACCTAATCACCCATTACAACCTGGAACACGCCTACAACAAGTTCTGTGGCAAGAAGGTTAAGGAGAAGCTCAGCAACTTCCTGCCAGAGTTACCAG GTATGATAGACTGTCCTGGTACCCAGGATGGCAGTTCGTTGCGCTCTCTGATAGAGAAGCCTCCAGTGTGTGGCAACTCCTTCAGCCCTCTGACCGGAGCCAGCCTCACCGGCTTCAGACTGCACACCGGACCT CTACCAGAGCAGTACAGACTGATGCACATCCAGCCCCCAAAGAAAAAGAGCAAAAACAAGCACAAACACCACCGACCACAAGATCCCATACCGCAAG AAACACCGTCAGACTCTGaccccaagaagaagaagaaaaagagggaTGATGACCCCGATCgcaagaagaaaaagaaggacAAGAAAAAGAAGAAG AACCGCCACAGTCCGGACCACCCTGGCTTGGCTGGCTCTCAGCCCAACAGCAACAGCCTCCGATAG
- the pmf1 gene encoding polyamine-modulated factor 1 — MEETGETTQEEIRHKGAKSSGDNVEDQSSNATGDVSSQSSGHGNDSRWSDGAEPQMNRLLLFNKVMEKSLQKFISDASFHRFAHTFHPFYKKNPQVTENIHKQFIEDLQRTIQDDINKLXEEGELQCKLDELNKLEEAAKNSQDPAWRPSGVPEQDLCSFVTPYYLKQEAYLRRELKKILQENAVLAQRVQAGREGIAQTEQRIATAVDEWKAPAQTAFAEFQALSSSLCPPATFDV; from the exons atgGAAGAAACTGGTGAAACAACTCAGGAGGAAATTCGTCACAAAGGTGCTAAAAGTTCAGGAGATAATGTGGAGGATCAGTCTAGTAATGCAACAGGAGATGTTTCGTCTCAGTCGTCGGGTCATGGAAATGATTCTCGCTGGTCAGACGGAGCCGAACCCCAGATGAACAGGCTATTGCtgttcaacaaagtaatggagaaGAGCCTACAGAAGTTTATATCCGATGCAAG TTTTCACAGATTTGCCCACACGTTCCATCCGTTCTACAAGAAGAACCCACAGGTGACAGAGAACATCCACAAGCAGTTCATAGAAGACCTACAGAGGACTATACAG GATGACATCAATAAACTGATRGAAGAGGGGGAGCTACAGTGCAAACTGGATGAACTGAACAAGCTAGAAGAAGCTGCTAAGAACAGCCAAGACCCTGCatg GCGTCCCAGTGGAGTGCCTGAGCAGGACCTGTGTAGTTTTGTGACGCCATACTACCTGAAGCAGGAGGCGTACCTGCGGAGGGAGCTGAAGAAGATTCTGCAGGAGAATGCTGTGCTGGCTCAGAGggtgcaggcaggcagggagggcatCGCTCAGACCGAACAGCGCATCGCAACAGCTGTGGACGAGTGGAAG GCACCTGCACAGACAGCTTTTGCCGAGTTCCAAgcgctctcttcctccctctgccctcctgCGACCTTTGATGTTTAA
- the tmx2a gene encoding thioredoxin-related transmembrane protein 2-B: MFNFVYLFFTVPAKALETYKKRPSTEPQHVQKVALSLYACAYRCSMLRSSLVELLLLQLSLSSNSFLSLLYVACCANMGLITGVVAFFYHLPQIYKWLFKPYYILSTLMSTAFLILRKCPGLCENLNTEREDRNPCDFDWREVEILMFLGAIVMMKNRRAITIEQHAGNLFMFSKVANVILFFRLDIRLGILYFLLCIAFVMTCKPPLYMGPEYIKYFSEKTIDEELNHDTRVTWIVEFYANWAPECQSFAPVFADLSLKYNCTGLRFGKIDAGRYGEVAQRYKVSTSPLAKQLPSLVLFQSGREVMRRPMVDNKFRAVSWTFSEENIIREFNLNELFEASKKIKKGRGVKGEDQNPSLPDEGSEERQPEPDTPAESKKDQ, from the exons atgtttaactttgtttatttattttttacggtACCCGCCAAAGCGCTAGAAACCTACAAGAAACGCCCGTCTACGGAACCCCAACATGTACAAAAAGTTGCTTTGTCATTGTACGCATGCGCATACAGGTGTTCTATGTTACGTTCATCTTTGGTTGAGCTTTTGCTGCTTCAACTGTCACTTTCCTCAaactcctttctttctcttctctatgTTGCATGCTGCGCGAACATGGGGTTGATCACCGGAGTTGTTGCTTTCTTTTACCACTTACCTCAAATATACAAATGGCTCTTCAAGCCTTATTACATATTGTCTACATTGATGTCCACTGCATTCCTCATACTTAGGAAGTGTCCGGGACTTTGCGAAAACCTGAACACTGAACGGGAGGACCGGAACCCATGCGACTTTGACTGG AGAGAAGTGGAGATTCTTATGTTTCTCGGTGCGATTGTCATGATGAAGAACAGGAGAGCCA TCACCATAGAGCAGCATGCAGGGAACCTGTTTATGTTCAGTAAGGTYGCCAACGTCATCCTCTTCTTCAGGCTGGACATCAGACTGGGCATCCTCTACTTCCTACTATGTATTG CATTCGTCATGACCTGCAAACCACCACTCTACATGGGCCCAGAGTACATCAAGTACTTCAGTGAAAAGACCATAGAC GAGGAGTTGAATCATGATACTCGTGTGACGTGGATCGTTGAGTTCTATGCTAACTGGGCTCCTGAGTGTCAGTCCTTCGCCCCCGTCTTTGCTGACCTCTCCCTCAA GTATAACTGTACTGGACTGCGGTTTGGGAAGATAGATGCTGGCCGGTACGGAGAGGTGGCTCAGAG GTACAAGGTTAGCACCTCCCCTCTGGCCAAGCAGCTCCCTTCATTGGTGCTTTTCCAGTCAGGGCGGGAGGTCATGAGACGTCCAATGGTGGACAATAAGTTTCGAGCTGTGTCCTGGACTTTCAGCgag GAAAACATCATACGTGAATTCAACCTGAACGAGCTCTTCGAGGCTTCTAAGAAGATAAAGAAGGGTCGTGgtgtgaaaggagaggaccagaaCCCCTCACTACCAGACGAGGGCAGCGAAGAGCGCCAACCTGAACCAGACACCCCAGCAGAGAGCAAGAAAGACCAGTAG
- the LOC111965752 gene encoding LOW QUALITY PROTEIN: palmitoyltransferase ZDHHC5-B-like isoform X2 (The sequence of the model RefSeq protein was modified relative to this genomic sequence to represent the inferred CDS: substituted 1 base at 1 genomic stop codon): MPGFSSGGLGGEVGGPASSSPRRFHPSRYVPVSAATTFLVASTTLFFCFTCPWLSEHVSSVVPIYNAVVFLFTLANFCMATFMDPGVFPRAEEDEDKEDDFRAPLYKTVDIKGIQVRMKWCSSCRFYRPPRCSHCSVCDNCVEDFDHHCPWVNNCIGRRNXRHFFLFLLSLTIHIMGVFGFGLLYVLHHQHQLDRVHSAVTMATMCVAGLFFIPVAGLTGFHMVLVARGRTTNEQVTGKFRGGVNPFTNGCLRNISHVLCSAQAPRYVGRWRGKQTAEVQPPFLRPPLSEAQLEAKVLDNGIQNDCHSTRSKSSLEQMENQSADAEPPPPPKPELRYPGLPRADTEESSLLSDGPPTPSMYKYRPAYSSPQMNHTALTHPNKMIRGDSLDSPSILQSSCQHSYRSEPSTLDGGSLIGVRVHRGGRERGEGPGGTSGTGGGVSGGISGYSLGGRSYTSYPSSLVLSTGGSLSSSMRSAHTHHNTLGTLQSEGTTDTSYKSLANQTPRNGSLSYDSLLTPSESPEFESAAHELSPQKPHTPAAFPPATTFSLPAPGVGDAPLQGYTSPFLSAQMAQQREGQLLQGSASFSSPHRAYLRAISPPLPTPPPHAAHPETPHLLHQDTRHPHLRASSSRPLPPVSEQPSPSSPRACSPVSPPPRGPSLGQSLYYTREAGLQHKARPMGGGGLSGGGGIRGIQAPQSTSRPGLANHSTSKPGGGVKKVTGVGGTTYEISV, encoded by the exons ATGCCGGGGTTTAGTAGTGGGGGGCTAGGGGGAGAAGTGGGTGGCCCCGCCTCTTCTTCTCCCCGCCGGTTCCACCCCAGTCGCTATGTACCCGTCTCTGCGGCAACCACCTTCCTGGTCGCCTCCACCACACTCTTCTTCTGCTTCAC gtgtccGTGGTTGTCAGAGCATGTCTCCTCCGTTGTTCCCATCTATAACGCTGTGGTCTTCCTCTTCACCCTCGCCAACTTCTGCATGGCTACCTTTATGGACCCAGGGGTCTTTCCCAGAG cgGAAGAGGATGAGGATAAAGAGGATGATTTCCGCGCTCCGCTCTATAAGACAGTGGATATCAAGGGCATTCAGGTCCGGATGAAGTGGTGTTCCAGCTGCCGCTTCTACAGACCGCCCCGCTGTTCACACTGCTCTGtgtgtgacaactgtgtggag GACTTTGACCACCACTGCCCGTGGGTCAACAACTGTATTGGGCGCAGGAACTARCGTCACTTCTTCCTGTTCCTGTTGTCCCTGACGATCCACATCATGGGTGTGTTCGGCTTCGGCCTGCTCTACGTCCTCCACCACCAGCACCAGCTGGACAGGGTTCACTCCGCTGTCAC TATGGCTACAATGTGTGTTGCTGGCCTCTTCTTCATCCCAGTAGCAGGTCTTACTGGTTTCCACATGGTACTGGTAGCTCGGGGTAGGACCACTAACGAGCAG GTCACAGGGAAGTTTAGGGGCGGCGTTAACCCTTTCACCAATGGCTGTCTGAGGAACATCTCACATGTGCTCTGTAGCGCTCAGGCTCCCAG GTATGTGGGGCGGTGGCGGGGCAAACAGACAGCGGAGGTGCAGCCTCCCTTCCTCCGCCCTCCTCTCTCCGAGGCCCAGCTAGAAGCCAAAGTCCTGGACAACGGCATCCAGAACGACTGCCACAGCaccagg TCTAAGAGCAGTTTAGAGCAGATGGAGAACCAGTCAGCTGATGCAGAGCCTCCACCTCCTCCCAAACCGGAGCTCCGCTACCCTGGTCTGCCCCGCGCTGACACCGAGG AGAGCAGCTTGCTGTCTGACGGTCCGCCCACTCCATCTATGTACAAGTACCGGCCGGCCTATAGCAGCCCACAGATGaaccacacagctctgacacacccAAACAAg aTGATTCGTGGGGACAGTCTGGACTCTCCCTCKATCCTCCAGTCGAGTTGCCAGCACAGCTATCGGTCTGAGCCCAGCACCCTTGATGGGGGGTCGTTAATAGGTGTGAGGGTGCATAGGGGGGGAAGGGAAAGGGGCGAGGGCCCCGGGGGAACCAGTGGGACGGGTGGTGGCGTCTCGGGGGGCATCTCCGGGTACTCCCTAGGGGGGCGGTCGTACACTTCCTACCCCTCATCTCTTGTCTTGTCCACCGGtggctccctctcctccagcatgCGCTCTGCCCACACGCACCACAATACTCTGGGCACGCTCCAATCAGAGGGCACCACCGACACCAGCTACAAGAGCCTGGCCAATCAGACACCTCGGAATGGCAGCCTGTCCTACGACAGCCTGCTGACGCCGTCCGAGAGCCCAGAGTTTGAATCYGCTGCTCATGAGCTGTCCCCCCAGAAGCCCCACACCCCCGCAGCGTTTCCCCCGGCGACGACCTTCTCCTTGCCGGCCCCCGGGGTCGGGGATGCGCCCCTGCAGGGGTACACCTCGCCCTTCCTCTCTGCACAGATGGCCCAGCAGAGAGAGGGCCAGCTGCTCCAGGGCTctgcctctttctcctccccccacAGGGCGTACCTTCGCGCCATCAGCCCGCCCCTGCCGACTCCTCCCCCACACGCTGCCCACCCCGAGACACCGCACCTCCTCCACCAGGACACCAGACACCCACACCTCCGTGCCTCRTCCTCTCGCCCCCTTCCTCCCGTCTCTGAACAGCCCTCCCCGTCCTCACCCCGTGCCTGTTCCCCTGTGTCCCCCCCGCCCCGAGGCCCCTCCCTGGGGCAGTCTCTCTACTACACCCGAGAGGCAGGGCTCCAGCACAAGGCTCGGCCAATGGGAGGAGGTGGTTTGTCGGGAGGGGGCGGAATCAGAGGGATCCAGGCTCCACA ATCCACCTCTCGCCCAGGCTTGGCCAATCACAGTACATCTAAACCAGGGGGCGGGGTGAAAAAGGTGACTGGCGTCGGAGGGACAACCTATGAGATATCGGTTTGA
- the LOC111965752 gene encoding LOW QUALITY PROTEIN: palmitoyltransferase ZDHHC5-B-like isoform X1 (The sequence of the model RefSeq protein was modified relative to this genomic sequence to represent the inferred CDS: substituted 1 base at 1 genomic stop codon), translating to MPGFSSGGLGEEVGGPAFSPPCPFRPSRYVPVSAATIFLVGSTTLFFCFTCPWLSEHVSSVVPIYNAVVFLFTLANFCMATFMDPGVFPRAEEDEDKEDDFRAPLYKTVDIKGIQVRMKWCSSCRFYRPPRCSHCSVCDNCVEDFDHHCPWVNNCIGRRNXRHFFLFLLSLTIHIMGVFGFGLLYVLHHQHQLDRVHSAVTMATMCVAGLFFIPVAGLTGFHMVLVARGRTTNEQVTGKFRGGVNPFTNGCLRNISHVLCSAQAPRYVGRWRGKQTAEVQPPFLRPPLSEAQLEAKVLDNGIQNDCHSTRSKSSLEQMENQSADAEPPPPPKPELRYPGLPRADTEESSLLSDGPPTPSMYKYRPAYSSPQMNHTALTHPNKMIRGDSLDSPSILQSSCQHSYRSEPSTLDGGSLIGVRVHRGGRERGEGPGGTSGTGGGVSGGISGYSLGGRSYTSYPSSLVLSTGGSLSSSMRSAHTHHNTLGTLQSEGTTDTSYKSLANQTPRNGSLSYDSLLTPSESPEFESAAHELSPQKPHTPAAFPPATTFSLPAPGVGDAPLQGYTSPFLSAQMAQQREGQLLQGSASFSSPHRAYLRAISPPLPTPPPHAAHPETPHLLHQDTRHPHLRASSSRPLPPVSEQPSPSSPRACSPVSPPPRGPSLGQSLYYTREAGLQHKARPMGGGGLSGGGGIRGIQAPQSTSRPGLANHSTSKPGGGVKKVTGVGGTTYEISV from the exons atgCCGGGGTTCAGTAGTGGGGGACTAGGTGAGGAGGTGGGTGGCCCCgccttctctcctccctgcccGTTCCGACCCAGTCGCTACGTTCCCGTCTCCGCGGCAACCATTTTCCTGGTCGGCTCCACCACGCTCTTCTTCTGCTTCAc gtgtccGTGGTTGTCAGAGCATGTCTCCTCCGTTGTTCCCATCTATAACGCTGTGGTCTTCCTCTTCACCCTCGCCAACTTCTGCATGGCTACCTTTATGGACCCAGGGGTCTTTCCCAGAG cgGAAGAGGATGAGGATAAAGAGGATGATTTCCGCGCTCCGCTCTATAAGACAGTGGATATCAAGGGCATTCAGGTCCGGATGAAGTGGTGTTCCAGCTGCCGCTTCTACAGACCGCCCCGCTGTTCACACTGCTCTGtgtgtgacaactgtgtggag GACTTTGACCACCACTGCCCGTGGGTCAACAACTGTATTGGGCGCAGGAACTARCGTCACTTCTTCCTGTTCCTGTTGTCCCTGACGATCCACATCATGGGTGTGTTCGGCTTCGGCCTGCTCTACGTCCTCCACCACCAGCACCAGCTGGACAGGGTTCACTCCGCTGTCAC TATGGCTACAATGTGTGTTGCTGGCCTCTTCTTCATCCCAGTAGCAGGTCTTACTGGTTTCCACATGGTACTGGTAGCTCGGGGTAGGACCACTAACGAGCAG GTCACAGGGAAGTTTAGGGGCGGCGTTAACCCTTTCACCAATGGCTGTCTGAGGAACATCTCACATGTGCTCTGTAGCGCTCAGGCTCCCAG GTATGTGGGGCGGTGGCGGGGCAAACAGACAGCGGAGGTGCAGCCTCCCTTCCTCCGCCCTCCTCTCTCCGAGGCCCAGCTAGAAGCCAAAGTCCTGGACAACGGCATCCAGAACGACTGCCACAGCaccagg TCTAAGAGCAGTTTAGAGCAGATGGAGAACCAGTCAGCTGATGCAGAGCCTCCACCTCCTCCCAAACCGGAGCTCCGCTACCCTGGTCTGCCCCGCGCTGACACCGAGG AGAGCAGCTTGCTGTCTGACGGTCCGCCCACTCCATCTATGTACAAGTACCGGCCGGCCTATAGCAGCCCACAGATGaaccacacagctctgacacacccAAACAAg aTGATTCGTGGGGACAGTCTGGACTCTCCCTCKATCCTCCAGTCGAGTTGCCAGCACAGCTATCGGTCTGAGCCCAGCACCCTTGATGGGGGGTCGTTAATAGGTGTGAGGGTGCATAGGGGGGGAAGGGAAAGGGGCGAGGGCCCCGGGGGAACCAGTGGGACGGGTGGTGGCGTCTCGGGGGGCATCTCCGGGTACTCCCTAGGGGGGCGGTCGTACACTTCCTACCCCTCATCTCTTGTCTTGTCCACCGGtggctccctctcctccagcatgCGCTCTGCCCACACGCACCACAATACTCTGGGCACGCTCCAATCAGAGGGCACCACCGACACCAGCTACAAGAGCCTGGCCAATCAGACACCTCGGAATGGCAGCCTGTCCTACGACAGCCTGCTGACGCCGTCCGAGAGCCCAGAGTTTGAATCYGCTGCTCATGAGCTGTCCCCCCAGAAGCCCCACACCCCCGCAGCGTTTCCCCCGGCGACGACCTTCTCCTTGCCGGCCCCCGGGGTCGGGGATGCGCCCCTGCAGGGGTACACCTCGCCCTTCCTCTCTGCACAGATGGCCCAGCAGAGAGAGGGCCAGCTGCTCCAGGGCTctgcctctttctcctccccccacAGGGCGTACCTTCGCGCCATCAGCCCGCCCCTGCCGACTCCTCCCCCACACGCTGCCCACCCCGAGACACCGCACCTCCTCCACCAGGACACCAGACACCCACACCTCCGTGCCTCRTCCTCTCGCCCCCTTCCTCCCGTCTCTGAACAGCCCTCCCCGTCCTCACCCCGTGCCTGTTCCCCTGTGTCCCCCCCGCCCCGAGGCCCCTCCCTGGGGCAGTCTCTCTACTACACCCGAGAGGCAGGGCTCCAGCACAAGGCTCGGCCAATGGGAGGAGGTGGTTTGTCGGGAGGGGGCGGAATCAGAGGGATCCAGGCTCCACA ATCCACCTCTCGCCCAGGCTTGGCCAATCACAGTACATCTAAACCAGGGGGCGGGGTGAAAAAGGTGACTGGCGTCGGAGGGACAACCTATGAGATATCGGTTTGA
- the LOC111965752 gene encoding LOW QUALITY PROTEIN: palmitoyltransferase ZDHHC5-B-like isoform X3 (The sequence of the model RefSeq protein was modified relative to this genomic sequence to represent the inferred CDS: substituted 1 base at 1 genomic stop codon) — MPGFSSGGLGEEVGGPAFSPPCPFRPSRYVPVSAATIFLVGSTTLFFCFTCPWLSEHVSSVVPIYNAVVFLFTLANFCMATFMDPGVFPRAEEDEDKEDDFRAPLYKTVDIKGIQVRMKWCSSCRFYRPPRCSHCSVCDNCVEDFDHHCPWVNNCIGRRNXRHFFLFLLSLTIHIMGVFGFGLLYVLHHQHQLDRVHSAVTMATMCVAGLFFIPVAGLTGFHMVLVARGRTTNEQVTGKFRGGVNPFTNGCLRNISHVLCSAQAPRYVGRWRGKQTAEVQPPFLRPPLSEAQLEAKVLDNGIQNDCHSTRSKSSLEQMENQSADAEPPPPPKPELRYPGLPRADTEESSLLSDGPPTPSMYKYRPAYSSPQMNHTALTHPNKMIRGDSLDSPSILQSSCQHSYRSEPSTLDGGSLIGVRVHRGGRERGEGPGGTSGTGGGVSGGISGYSLGGRSYTSYPSSLVLSTGGSLSSSMRSAHTHHNTLGTLQSEGTTDTSYKSLANQTPRNGSLSYDSLLTPSESPEFESAAHELSPQKPHTPAAFPPATTFSLPAPGVGDAPLQGYTSPFLSAQMAQQREGQLLQGSASFSSPHRAYLRAISPPLPTPPPHAAHPETPHLLHQDTRHPHLRASSSRPLPPVSEQPSPSSPRACSPVSPPPRGPSLGQSLYYTREAGLQHKARPMGGGGLSGGGGIRGIQAPQ, encoded by the exons atgCCGGGGTTCAGTAGTGGGGGACTAGGTGAGGAGGTGGGTGGCCCCgccttctctcctccctgcccGTTCCGACCCAGTCGCTACGTTCCCGTCTCCGCGGCAACCATTTTCCTGGTCGGCTCCACCACGCTCTTCTTCTGCTTCAc gtgtccGTGGTTGTCAGAGCATGTCTCCTCCGTTGTTCCCATCTATAACGCTGTGGTCTTCCTCTTCACCCTCGCCAACTTCTGCATGGCTACCTTTATGGACCCAGGGGTCTTTCCCAGAG cgGAAGAGGATGAGGATAAAGAGGATGATTTCCGCGCTCCGCTCTATAAGACAGTGGATATCAAGGGCATTCAGGTCCGGATGAAGTGGTGTTCCAGCTGCCGCTTCTACAGACCGCCCCGCTGTTCACACTGCTCTGtgtgtgacaactgtgtggag GACTTTGACCACCACTGCCCGTGGGTCAACAACTGTATTGGGCGCAGGAACTARCGTCACTTCTTCCTGTTCCTGTTGTCCCTGACGATCCACATCATGGGTGTGTTCGGCTTCGGCCTGCTCTACGTCCTCCACCACCAGCACCAGCTGGACAGGGTTCACTCCGCTGTCAC TATGGCTACAATGTGTGTTGCTGGCCTCTTCTTCATCCCAGTAGCAGGTCTTACTGGTTTCCACATGGTACTGGTAGCTCGGGGTAGGACCACTAACGAGCAG GTCACAGGGAAGTTTAGGGGCGGCGTTAACCCTTTCACCAATGGCTGTCTGAGGAACATCTCACATGTGCTCTGTAGCGCTCAGGCTCCCAG GTATGTGGGGCGGTGGCGGGGCAAACAGACAGCGGAGGTGCAGCCTCCCTTCCTCCGCCCTCCTCTCTCCGAGGCCCAGCTAGAAGCCAAAGTCCTGGACAACGGCATCCAGAACGACTGCCACAGCaccagg TCTAAGAGCAGTTTAGAGCAGATGGAGAACCAGTCAGCTGATGCAGAGCCTCCACCTCCTCCCAAACCGGAGCTCCGCTACCCTGGTCTGCCCCGCGCTGACACCGAGG AGAGCAGCTTGCTGTCTGACGGTCCGCCCACTCCATCTATGTACAAGTACCGGCCGGCCTATAGCAGCCCACAGATGaaccacacagctctgacacacccAAACAAg aTGATTCGTGGGGACAGTCTGGACTCTCCCTCKATCCTCCAGTCGAGTTGCCAGCACAGCTATCGGTCTGAGCCCAGCACCCTTGATGGGGGGTCGTTAATAGGTGTGAGGGTGCATAGGGGGGGAAGGGAAAGGGGCGAGGGCCCCGGGGGAACCAGTGGGACGGGTGGTGGCGTCTCGGGGGGCATCTCCGGGTACTCCCTAGGGGGGCGGTCGTACACTTCCTACCCCTCATCTCTTGTCTTGTCCACCGGtggctccctctcctccagcatgCGCTCTGCCCACACGCACCACAATACTCTGGGCACGCTCCAATCAGAGGGCACCACCGACACCAGCTACAAGAGCCTGGCCAATCAGACACCTCGGAATGGCAGCCTGTCCTACGACAGCCTGCTGACGCCGTCCGAGAGCCCAGAGTTTGAATCYGCTGCTCATGAGCTGTCCCCCCAGAAGCCCCACACCCCCGCAGCGTTTCCCCCGGCGACGACCTTCTCCTTGCCGGCCCCCGGGGTCGGGGATGCGCCCCTGCAGGGGTACACCTCGCCCTTCCTCTCTGCACAGATGGCCCAGCAGAGAGAGGGCCAGCTGCTCCAGGGCTctgcctctttctcctccccccacAGGGCGTACCTTCGCGCCATCAGCCCGCCCCTGCCGACTCCTCCCCCACACGCTGCCCACCCCGAGACACCGCACCTCCTCCACCAGGACACCAGACACCCACACCTCCGTGCCTCRTCCTCTCGCCCCCTTCCTCCCGTCTCTGAACAGCCCTCCCCGTCCTCACCCCGTGCCTGTTCCCCTGTGTCCCCCCCGCCCCGAGGCCCCTCCCTGGGGCAGTCTCTCTACTACACCCGAGAGGCAGGGCTCCAGCACAAGGCTCGGCCAATGGGAGGAGGTGGTTTGTCGGGAGGGGGCGGAATCAGAGGGATCCAGGCTCCACAGTGA